A single window of Flavobacterium sp. 140616W15 DNA harbors:
- a CDS encoding type II toxin-antitoxin system RelE/ParE family toxin, protein MIFEVVIEPRAILDIQDAIDYYESKQSGLGEYFYQVIDDHIEILTRNPFFQIRYKDYHGVPTKKFPFIIFYFIDEKLKTIYILSVFNTSLKPSKYPK, encoded by the coding sequence ATGATTTTTGAAGTTGTAATTGAACCAAGAGCAATTCTTGATATACAAGATGCGATTGATTATTATGAATCTAAGCAAAGTGGATTAGGAGAATATTTTTATCAAGTAATTGATGATCATATAGAAATATTGACTAGAAATCCTTTCTTTCAAATTAGATATAAAGATTATCACGGTGTCCCTACGAAAAAATTCCCTTTCATTATTTTTTATTTCATCGATGAAAAGTTGAAAACAATTTATATTCTATCTGTTTTTAATACATCGTTAAAACCTTCAAAATACCCAAAGTGA
- a CDS encoding DUF3810 domain-containing protein, with the protein MKRKYILPLFLLLQIIILKIIPFFPEFIEKHYSTALYLKIASFSRIILGWIPFSIGDCIYFVLIVLFLRWLWLKRKSWKLLWKDNILAILSYLSVFYFLFHFLWAFNYYRVPLFEKMGIQREYSDADLLDFTKKLITKTNSIQSQITKNNNLKVTSPYSQEQIFKMNVNGYNNLATEHPYFTYSHLSVKKSLFSLPLTYMGFGGYLNPFTNEAQVNNLGPMYSFPMTANHEMAHQMGYASESECNFIGFLASVKNDNLYIQYSGYSMALRYCLGILRAKDEKLFNQIVKTVHPGILNNYKESQDFWKQYETFIETGFHIFYDNFLKMNQQKDGMDSYSKFVDLMINYYKEKEL; encoded by the coding sequence GTGAAACGAAAATACATTCTTCCCTTATTCTTACTATTGCAAATCATTATTTTAAAGATTATTCCATTTTTTCCTGAATTCATCGAAAAACACTACAGTACTGCATTATATTTAAAAATCGCTTCTTTTTCAAGAATCATACTCGGATGGATTCCTTTTTCTATAGGTGATTGTATCTATTTTGTCTTGATCGTATTATTTTTAAGATGGCTTTGGTTAAAACGAAAATCATGGAAATTATTATGGAAGGATAACATCTTGGCTATCTTAAGTTATCTTTCGGTATTCTATTTTCTATTCCATTTTCTTTGGGCTTTTAATTATTACCGAGTGCCTTTATTTGAAAAAATGGGAATACAAAGAGAATATTCCGATGCCGATTTATTAGATTTTACAAAAAAACTAATCACAAAAACGAATTCAATTCAATCTCAAATAACTAAAAACAACAACCTCAAAGTTACATCTCCATATTCGCAAGAGCAGATTTTTAAAATGAATGTAAATGGGTATAATAATCTCGCAACCGAGCACCCTTATTTTACCTATTCGCATTTAAGTGTAAAAAAATCGCTTTTCAGTCTGCCTCTTACCTATATGGGATTTGGCGGTTATTTAAATCCATTTACCAATGAAGCCCAAGTAAACAATCTTGGTCCGATGTACAGCTTTCCGATGACTGCGAACCATGAAATGGCACACCAAATGGGTTATGCTAGCGAGAGTGAATGCAATTTTATAGGATTCTTGGCTTCTGTAAAAAACGACAATTTATACATACAATATTCTGGCTATAGCATGGCTTTACGTTATTGTTTAGGAATTTTAAGGGCAAAAGATGAAAAATTATTTAACCAAATAGTAAAAACCGTTCACCCTGGAATTCTAAATAATTATAAAGAGAGCCAAGATTTCTGGAAGCAATATGAAACTTTTATCGAAACTGGTTTTCATATTTTTTATGACAATTTCCTGAAAATGAATCAGCAAAAAGATGGCATGGATAGCTATAGTAAATTTGTTGATTTAATGATTAATTACTACAAAGAGAAAGAACTATAA
- a CDS encoding 1-acyl-sn-glycerol-3-phosphate acyltransferase, which translates to MGLFKRNPFGHILFIKKWLIRIFGAITHRRYRGFNELQIEGSEIIRSLPDTNVLFISNHQTYFADVVAMFHVFNASLSGRADNIKNVGYLWQPKMNIYYVAAKETMRAGLLPRILSYVGAISVERTWRAKGVDVTEKRDVNPNDTENIKIALNDGWVITFPQGTTKSFKPVRKGTAHIIKEHRPVVVPIVIDGFRRSFDKKGLRMKKKGILQSFIIKEPLAIDYDNDTIDEIVEKVEYAIEQHPSFLKVIPAEELKLEEELNKMRRWGY; encoded by the coding sequence ATGGGATTGTTTAAAAGAAATCCTTTTGGCCATATACTATTTATAAAAAAATGGTTAATTCGAATTTTTGGTGCAATTACACACAGACGTTATCGAGGTTTTAACGAATTGCAAATCGAGGGTTCAGAAATTATAAGAAGTTTACCAGATACTAATGTCCTTTTCATATCCAATCATCAGACTTACTTTGCTGATGTTGTAGCTATGTTCCACGTTTTTAACGCAAGTTTGAGCGGGAGAGCGGATAATATTAAAAATGTAGGTTACTTATGGCAACCCAAGATGAATATCTATTATGTTGCCGCTAAAGAAACCATGAGAGCTGGTTTGTTGCCAAGAATTTTATCCTATGTTGGAGCAATAAGTGTAGAACGTACTTGGAGAGCTAAAGGTGTTGATGTTACCGAAAAAAGAGATGTAAATCCTAATGATACCGAAAATATAAAAATTGCTCTTAATGATGGATGGGTGATTACGTTTCCACAAGGAACTACGAAGTCATTCAAACCAGTTCGCAAAGGAACTGCGCATATTATTAAAGAGCATAGACCGGTTGTTGTTCCAATTGTAATTGATGGCTTCCGTCGTTCTTTTGATAAAAAAGGATTGCGAATGAAAAAGAAAGGAATTTTACAATCGTTTATAATTAAAGAACCACTTGCTATTGATTATGATAATGATACAATTGATGAAATTGTAGAAAAAGTAGAATATGCCATTGAGCAACATCCTTCATTTTTAAAAGTTATTCCAGCAGAAGAACTAAAATTAGAAGAAGAATTGAATAAAATGCGTAGATGGGGGTATTAG
- a CDS encoding DUF389 domain-containing protein, whose amino-acid sequence MKKEINKVLNFIDLHKGEENKRKVIENITSSISFRGSNLWILACAILIASVGLNVNSTAVIIGAMLISPLMGPIVGAGFGLGMYDFELVKKSIKNLLIATFVSLAISTLYFYASPFKEAQSELLARTSPNIYDILIAFFGGLVGVIAVTRVEKGNPIPGVAIATALMPPLCTAGYSLALGNIGYFLGAMYLYAINCVFICIATFIIVKFLKYPVTQQLDTKHEKQVKYGITILIMLMILPSIYFAYQLFVEKSYRLKTEIFIKKEFTDHDYPIIYKKIEYNSNPKKIELAFLSKKFNNEEISNLNKKLIDYNLPNTQLLIQQDTFNISRDILNKMNSSKDLVDKKDILINSLREQLAEYQFNNEQITDESKVLFPYISSLVIGNYSYKNAQNTKIIPIVLYQSKKELDKEMNHKLKSWLKIRLAKDSIEVYRQPSK is encoded by the coding sequence ATGAAAAAAGAAATAAACAAAGTCCTAAACTTTATAGATCTTCATAAAGGAGAAGAAAACAAAAGAAAAGTAATTGAGAACATCACTAGTTCCATATCTTTTAGAGGTTCTAACTTATGGATATTAGCCTGCGCAATACTAATTGCATCCGTTGGTTTAAATGTTAACTCAACAGCAGTAATAATTGGCGCTATGTTAATTTCACCTCTCATGGGACCAATTGTCGGAGCAGGTTTCGGACTAGGTATGTATGACTTTGAATTAGTAAAGAAGTCTATAAAAAACCTTCTAATTGCTACATTTGTAAGTTTAGCAATCTCTACTTTATATTTCTACGCAAGCCCTTTTAAAGAAGCACAATCAGAGCTTTTAGCCAGAACTTCTCCAAATATATATGATATATTAATCGCCTTTTTTGGCGGTTTAGTTGGCGTTATTGCAGTAACAAGGGTCGAAAAAGGAAATCCAATTCCTGGTGTTGCAATAGCAACAGCTTTAATGCCTCCATTATGCACTGCTGGATATAGCTTAGCTTTAGGAAACATCGGTTATTTTTTAGGAGCCATGTATCTATACGCTATAAACTGTGTGTTTATTTGTATTGCAACTTTTATAATCGTAAAATTCCTGAAATACCCTGTTACTCAACAATTAGATACAAAACATGAAAAACAAGTAAAATACGGTATCACTATACTTATCATGCTAATGATTTTACCAAGTATCTATTTTGCGTATCAGCTTTTTGTTGAAAAAAGCTATCGTTTAAAGACTGAAATTTTCATTAAAAAAGAGTTCACAGATCATGATTATCCAATAATATACAAAAAGATAGAATACAATAGTAATCCTAAAAAGATAGAACTTGCATTTTTATCTAAAAAATTTAACAACGAAGAAATTAGCAATTTAAATAAAAAACTAATTGACTATAATCTACCAAATACCCAACTATTAATTCAACAAGATACTTTTAATATAAGTCGGGACATCCTCAACAAGATGAACTCTAGCAAAGACCTAGTCGATAAAAAAGACATTTTAATTAACAGCTTACGCGAACAACTAGCTGAATATCAATTCAACAATGAACAAATTACTGACGAATCTAAAGTGCTTTTCCCTTACATATCATCATTAGTTATTGGAAATTACTCTTATAAAAATGCGCAAAACACCAAAATAATACCTATTGTTTTATATCAAAGCAAGAAAGAATTAGACAAAGAAATGAATCATAAATTAAAATCGTGGCTCAAAATTCGACTGGCAAAAGACTCCATTGAAGTATACAGACAGCCCTCTAAATAA
- a CDS encoding carboxypeptidase-like regulatory domain-containing protein: MKYFVVFLFLVLSTAAFSQDKEHPQRVSGYIVNDNTKLPLSSVNIINLNKVRGATSDAKGYFEIDVQPNDTLHFSILGFQSLRIRVTNDWIKNKVTKIQLTEKAIALEEVVIRPFNLTGYLEVDSKLIPSKENYRYSISGLTQGYEAGEYSPNAFGKVLGSIFNPADVLYNFFGKNPKELKKLKEMKKDDTVRNLLESKFDRETVAVLLGVSKDEIPEILKRCNYSDSFIQGANDLQIMDAISGCYEQYKILKRN; the protein is encoded by the coding sequence ATGAAATATTTTGTAGTCTTCTTATTTTTAGTACTATCCACAGCAGCGTTTTCTCAAGACAAAGAGCATCCTCAACGCGTATCTGGTTACATTGTTAACGACAACACAAAACTCCCTTTATCTAGCGTAAACATCATCAATCTTAACAAAGTAAGAGGTGCTACATCTGATGCAAAAGGATATTTTGAAATTGATGTTCAGCCAAACGATACCTTACACTTCTCTATTTTAGGATTTCAATCCTTAAGAATACGTGTTACTAATGACTGGATAAAAAACAAAGTCACTAAAATTCAGCTTACAGAAAAAGCAATTGCACTTGAAGAAGTTGTAATAAGACCTTTTAATTTAACTGGATATCTAGAAGTTGACTCAAAACTTATTCCTTCAAAAGAAAACTACCGTTATAGCATATCAGGATTAACTCAGGGATATGAAGCAGGAGAGTACTCCCCTAATGCTTTTGGTAAAGTACTGGGATCTATCTTTAATCCAGCCGATGTACTTTATAATTTTTTCGGAAAAAACCCTAAAGAATTAAAGAAGCTTAAGGAAATGAAAAAAGACGATACTGTTCGTAATCTATTAGAATCAAAATTTGACAGAGAAACCGTAGCCGTATTACTTGGAGTAAGCAAAGATGAAATTCCTGAGATTTTAAAACGTTGCAACTATTCTGATTCATTCATACAAGGCGCAAACGATTTACAAATAATGGATGCAATAAGCGGTTGTTATGAACAATATAAAATCCTTAAACGTAACTAG
- a CDS encoding RNA polymerase sigma factor, with protein MNDNLEHSFVVQLQANQNIIHKICRLYTANQDAHKDLFQEITIQLWKAYPKFRGDSKFSTWTYRVALNTAITLYRKTKRSIATVEFENHQHFIKEVDYNYEEEEQIKLMYKAVYQLNDIEKALIFMYLEDKDYQEIAETLGISEVNARVKMNRIKGKLKKILNP; from the coding sequence ATGAACGATAATTTAGAACATTCATTTGTTGTGCAATTGCAGGCAAACCAGAATATAATCCACAAAATTTGTAGATTATATACTGCTAACCAAGATGCTCACAAGGATTTGTTTCAAGAAATTACGATTCAGTTATGGAAAGCATATCCAAAATTTAGAGGTGATAGCAAATTTTCTACTTGGACTTATCGAGTCGCGCTAAACACCGCTATTACGTTATATCGAAAAACAAAGCGTTCGATAGCAACTGTAGAGTTTGAAAATCACCAACATTTTATAAAAGAAGTTGATTACAACTATGAAGAAGAGGAACAGATTAAGTTAATGTACAAAGCCGTTTACCAACTAAACGATATCGAAAAAGCATTGATTTTTATGTATCTAGAAGATAAAGATTATCAAGAGATTGCTGAAACTTTGGGAATTAGTGAAGTTAACGCACGAGTGAAAATGAACAGAATTAAAGGGAAACTTAAAAAAATATTAAATCCTTAA
- a CDS encoding DEAD/DEAH box helicase, producing the protein MNKFEQLGLSESLLKAILDLGFENPTEVQEKAIPLLLEKDTDMVALAQTGTGKTAAFGFPLIQKIDANNRNTQALILSPTRELCLQITNEIKNYSKYEKGINVVAVYGGASITEQARDIKRGAQIIVATPGRMQDMINRGLVNISQINYCVLDEADEMLNMGFYEDIVNILSTSPDEKSTWLFSATMPQEVARIAKQFMHDPLEITVGAKNSGSSTVSHEFYLVNARDRYEALKRLADANPDIFSVVFCRTKRDTQAVAEKLIEDGYSAAALHGDLSQAQRDGVMKSFRGRQIQMLVATDVAARGIDVDNVTHVVNYQLPDEIETYNHRSGRTGRAGKLGTSIVIVTKSELRKISSIERIIKQKFEEKTIPSGIEICEIQLLHLANKIKDTEVDHEIDNYLPAINNVLEGLTKEELIKKMVSVEFNRFIAYYKKNRDISNQSSGSDRRDDRDGAARPNNNGGATRYFVNIGSRDNFDWMSLKDYLKETLDLGRDDVFKVDVKEGFSFFNTDPEHTDKVMEVLNNVQLEGRRINVEISKNDGGGRRDHNGRNSGGGFGGGRSSGPRREGSGGGFRSDRNSAPREGGFRSDRNSAPREGGFRSSAPRNEGGSDRAPRRSESFGDSSRPRRPRRD; encoded by the coding sequence ATGAATAAATTTGAACAATTAGGATTGAGTGAATCGTTACTGAAGGCGATTTTAGATCTAGGATTTGAAAATCCGACCGAAGTACAGGAGAAAGCGATTCCCCTATTATTGGAAAAAGACACAGATATGGTTGCGTTGGCTCAGACAGGGACAGGGAAAACGGCAGCTTTTGGTTTTCCGCTAATTCAGAAAATTGATGCCAACAATAGAAATACACAAGCATTAATTTTATCTCCAACCCGCGAGCTTTGTTTGCAAATTACTAACGAAATTAAAAACTACTCTAAATACGAAAAAGGTATTAACGTAGTAGCTGTTTACGGTGGTGCAAGTATTACAGAACAAGCTAGAGACATAAAAAGAGGAGCACAAATTATTGTGGCTACTCCAGGTAGAATGCAAGATATGATTAACAGAGGATTGGTAAACATTTCTCAAATCAACTATTGCGTTCTTGATGAGGCTGACGAAATGTTGAACATGGGATTCTACGAAGATATCGTAAATATCTTATCTACATCTCCAGACGAAAAAAGCACATGGTTGTTCTCTGCAACTATGCCACAAGAAGTTGCTAGAATTGCAAAACAATTCATGCATGACCCATTAGAAATTACTGTTGGAGCTAAAAACTCAGGTTCTTCAACTGTATCTCACGAATTTTACTTAGTAAATGCACGTGACCGTTACGAGGCTTTAAAACGTTTAGCTGATGCTAATCCAGACATTTTCTCTGTAGTTTTCTGTCGTACTAAGAGAGATACTCAGGCCGTTGCCGAAAAATTAATTGAAGATGGATATAGCGCAGCCGCGTTGCACGGAGATTTATCTCAAGCACAACGTGATGGCGTAATGAAATCTTTCCGTGGAAGACAAATTCAGATGCTTGTTGCTACTGACGTTGCTGCACGTGGAATTGATGTTGATAACGTAACTCACGTTGTAAACTACCAATTACCTGACGAGATTGAAACATACAATCACCGTTCTGGACGTACTGGTAGAGCTGGAAAATTAGGAACTTCTATCGTAATTGTTACTAAAAGTGAATTACGTAAAATTTCTTCAATTGAAAGAATCATCAAACAAAAATTTGAAGAAAAAACAATTCCTTCTGGAATCGAAATTTGCGAAATTCAATTATTACACTTAGCTAATAAGATTAAAGATACTGAAGTTGATCACGAAATTGACAACTATCTTCCTGCTATTAACAATGTTTTAGAAGGACTTACAAAAGAAGAATTAATCAAGAAAATGGTTTCTGTTGAATTTAACCGTTTTATTGCTTATTACAAAAAGAACAGAGATATCTCTAATCAATCATCTGGTTCTGACAGACGTGATGACAGAGATGGTGCTGCAAGACCTAACAACAATGGTGGAGCAACTAGATACTTTGTTAACATCGGATCAAGAGACAATTTTGATTGGATGTCATTAAAAGATTACTTGAAAGAAACATTAGACTTAGGTCGTGATGACGTTTTCAAAGTAGATGTAAAAGAAGGTTTCTCTTTCTTTAACACTGACCCTGAGCACACTGATAAAGTAATGGAAGTATTAAACAACGTTCAATTAGAAGGACGTAGAATTAATGTTGAAATTTCTAAAAATGACGGTGGTGGAAGACGTGACCATAACGGAAGAAATTCTGGTGGTGGTTTCGGTGGCGGAAGAAGTTCTGGTCCAAGAAGAGAAGGTTCTGGAGGAGGATTTAGAAGCGACAGAAACTCTGCTCCAAGAGAAGGTGGCTTTAGAAGCGACAGAAACTCCGCTCCAAGAGAAGGTGGTTTCAGAAGCTCTGCTCCAAGAAATGAAGGTGGTTCAGACAGAGCTCCTAGACGTTCTGAAAGCTTTGGCGATTCATCAAGACCAAGAAGACCAAGAAGAGATTAA
- a CDS encoding non-canonical purine NTP diphosphatase: MNLVFASNNKNKILEIQSILNGSIKILSLEDIGCHEDIPETADTIEGNAILKADYVTEKYGYDCFADDTGLEIYALNDEPGVYSARYAGEQRDSDDNMNKVLEGLNDATNRNAHFKTVIALNLNGKQHLFTGIANGTITHNKKGNQGFGYDPIFQPEGYEETFAELPLTIKNKISHRAKATQQLIEFLNII; this comes from the coding sequence ATGAATCTAGTTTTCGCTTCTAATAATAAAAATAAAATTCTCGAAATACAGAGCATACTCAATGGCAGCATAAAAATACTAAGCCTTGAAGATATCGGCTGCCATGAAGACATACCAGAAACTGCAGATACTATTGAGGGAAATGCCATCCTTAAAGCCGATTATGTAACTGAAAAATATGGCTACGATTGTTTTGCTGATGATACCGGACTTGAAATATATGCTTTAAATGATGAACCCGGAGTTTATTCAGCTAGATATGCTGGAGAGCAACGTGACTCTGATGATAATATGAATAAAGTTTTAGAAGGATTAAATGATGCTACTAATCGTAATGCTCATTTTAAAACTGTAATTGCATTGAATCTTAACGGAAAGCAACATTTATTTACAGGGATTGCCAACGGAACAATTACTCATAATAAAAAAGGAAATCAAGGCTTTGGTTATGATCCAATTTTTCAGCCTGAAGGATATGAGGAAACGTTTGCAGAATTACCTTTAACCATCAAAAATAAAATTAGCCATCGTGCAAAAGCAACGCAACAACTTATCGAATTTCTGAACATAATTTAA
- a CDS encoding aminoacyl-histidine dipeptidase, producing the protein MSQEIRNLEPKELWNKFADLNAVPRPSKKEERVIEFMKNFGTSLGLETFEDEIRNVIIRKPATPGMENRKAIVLQGHLDMVHQKNADTVFDFDTQGIDMYVDGDWVRARGTTLGADNGLGVATIMAILESKDIPHPAIEALFTIDEETGMTGALNLKGGILQGQILLNLDTEEDDEIDIGCAGGIDVTATRTYNEEDVPEGSVGHIITVKGLKGGHSGMDIHKGLGNANKIMNRLLFDAFENFGLQVVEINGGSLRNAIPRESVAKVIISEMFDEAYIFDMQEIINDIKTEFKTTEPNLTIEIVKCDLPEKVMDLGVQEGIIRAIYAAHNGVYRMSADMADLVETSNNIARVIVKDGEIKIGCLTRSSVETSKFDLANSLRSAFELVGCEVELSGSYPGWTPNVNSEILDVLVGIYEKQNNEKPKVVACHAGLECGILGTNYPDMDMISFGPTIHGAHSPDERASISSAQKYWKFVLEILSNIPVK; encoded by the coding sequence ATGAGTCAAGAAATAAGAAATTTAGAACCAAAAGAACTTTGGAATAAGTTTGCCGATTTGAATGCAGTACCACGTCCATCTAAAAAAGAAGAGCGTGTTATTGAGTTCATGAAAAACTTCGGTACTAGTTTAGGATTAGAAACTTTTGAGGATGAAATTCGTAATGTAATTATCCGTAAACCAGCTACTCCAGGAATGGAAAATCGTAAAGCTATTGTTTTACAAGGGCATTTGGATATGGTACATCAAAAAAATGCCGATACGGTTTTTGATTTTGATACCCAGGGAATAGATATGTATGTTGATGGGGATTGGGTTCGTGCTCGCGGAACTACACTTGGTGCAGACAATGGACTTGGAGTTGCAACAATAATGGCAATTTTAGAAAGTAAAGACATTCCACATCCTGCAATAGAAGCGTTGTTTACAATCGACGAAGAAACAGGAATGACAGGAGCGTTAAATCTAAAAGGAGGAATTCTTCAAGGTCAGATTTTATTGAATTTAGATACTGAAGAAGATGATGAAATTGATATTGGTTGTGCAGGAGGAATTGATGTAACTGCTACAAGAACATATAATGAAGAAGATGTTCCAGAAGGTTCAGTTGGACATATTATTACTGTAAAAGGACTTAAAGGAGGTCACTCGGGGATGGATATTCATAAAGGGTTGGGTAATGCCAATAAAATTATGAACCGTTTGTTGTTTGATGCTTTTGAAAATTTCGGATTGCAAGTAGTTGAGATTAACGGAGGAAGTTTGCGTAATGCAATTCCGAGAGAAAGTGTAGCGAAAGTAATCATATCAGAGATGTTTGATGAAGCTTACATTTTTGACATGCAAGAAATTATCAATGATATTAAAACGGAGTTTAAAACGACTGAACCAAATCTTACGATAGAAATCGTTAAATGCGATTTGCCTGAAAAAGTAATGGATTTAGGAGTTCAAGAAGGTATCATTCGTGCAATTTATGCTGCTCATAATGGAGTTTACAGAATGAGTGCTGATATGGCAGACTTAGTTGAAACTTCGAACAATATTGCTCGTGTTATAGTAAAAGATGGTGAAATTAAGATTGGATGTCTAACGCGTTCTTCTGTTGAAACATCTAAATTTGATTTGGCTAACTCATTGCGTTCAGCATTTGAACTAGTAGGTTGTGAGGTAGAACTTTCAGGAAGTTATCCAGGTTGGACACCAAATGTAAACTCTGAAATATTAGATGTTCTAGTTGGTATCTACGAAAAACAAAATAACGAAAAGCCAAAAGTTGTGGCTTGTCATGCAGGTTTAGAATGTGGTATTTTAGGGACTAATTATCCAGATATGGATATGATTTCTTTTGGACCAACAATTCATGGAGCACATTCACCGGACGAAAGAGCAAGTATTTCATCTGCTCAAAAATATTGGAAATTTGTTTTAGAGATTCTTTCTAATATTCCAGTAAAGTAA